Proteins encoded together in one Triticum dicoccoides isolate Atlit2015 ecotype Zavitan chromosome 7B, WEW_v2.0, whole genome shotgun sequence window:
- the LOC119340055 gene encoding glucuronoxylan 4-O-methyltransferase 1-like — MSMSSPVHARKALHLVAMKAKLQSFLGLRLLVVAALAAFLLLFSARTLFSTSSPGSAASSHLRLSGDGSCSKLPAPVADALVHYATSNSTPQQTSAEIGVSLRVLQRRSPCNFLVFGLGLDSPMWAALNHGGRTVFLEEDASWIASVRAKHPGLESYHVAYDTRLTDADELMSLRDHPGCTAQPDLAAAAEASCRLALRGLPAAFHEVEWDLVMVDAPTGWVPEAPGRMGAIYTAGMVARARRPGDGATDVFVHDVDRTVEDRFSKAFLCDAYLAEQVGRIRHFVIPSHREKPGTPFCPLS; from the coding sequence ATGTCCATGTCGAGCCCGGTGCACGCCCGGAAGGCCCTCCACCtagtcgccatgaaggccaagctgCAGAGCTTCCTCGGCCTCCGCCTCCTCGTGGTAGCCGCCCTCGCCGCCTTCCTGCTCCTCTTCTCCGCGCGCACGCTCTTCTCCACCTCCTCCCCCGGctccgccgcctcctcgcaccTGCGCCTTAGCGGCGACGGGTCGTGCTCCAAGCTGCCGGCGCCGGTGGCCGACGCGCTTGTGCACTACGCGACGTCCAACTCGACGCCGCAGCAGACGTCGGCCGAGATCGGGGTGTCGCTGCGCGTCCTGCAGCGCCGCTCGCCGTGCAACTTCTTGGTGTTCGGGCTGGGGCTCGACAGCCCCATGTGGGCGGCGCTCAACCACGGCGGCCGCACCGTGTTCCTCGAGGAGGACGCGTCCTGGATCGCCTCCGTCCGCGCCAAGCACCCGGGCCTCGAGTCCTACCACGTCGCCTACGACACCCGCCTCACCGACGCCGACGAGCTCATGTCCCTCCGGGACCACCCGGGCTGCACCGCGCAgccggacctcgccgccgccgccgaggcctccTGCCGGCTCGCGCTCCGCGGCCTCCCCGCCGCGTTCCACGAGGTGGAGTGGGACCTCGTGATGGTGGACGCGCCCACGGGGTGGGTGCCCGAGGCGCCCGGGAGGATGGGCGCCATCTACACCGCCGGCATGGTGGCGCGCGCGCGGCGGCCCGGGGACGGGGCCACCGACGTGTTCGTGCACGACGTGGACCGGACGGTGGAGGACAGGTTCTCCAAGGCGTTCCTGTGCGACGCGTACCTCGCGGAGCAGGTGGGCCGGATCAGGCACTTCGTCATCCCCAGCCACAGGGAGAAGCCCGGCACGCCCTTCTGCCCTCTGAGTTAA